In Marinobacterium sp. LSUCC0821, the DNA window CCCATGGTATTTGGCAGCAGGGCACGATGGCTTGTGCTTCTTGTCACTCTGGCCACACCGAAAATTCATTGCATGAGATGGATTTGACTGGTTACCAAGGCATTATGAGTGGTGGGGATGTTTTGTCTAAACCACCAGGAGTCCCGATTCTGGGTGAGTCTAAGATTGGTGCAAAAGATTTCGATTGGGCGAACTCTAAACTAAAAGGTCGCTTAAGAAATAATCGTATGCCACCGGGTATCGAGTTTGATATCTCGGAAGAGAACCGAGATGGTCCAGTAGTGCTACACGGTCAGCGCGCAGACGATTAACCCTCTGTTAAAAGGCCTCAAGTCCATTCGCTTGAGGCCTTTTTGGTTTTATATGAATCACTTCTTTCTGACTATACTGCTGGGGCTTATCCCCTTTGAATCTTTTGCTGCGCAAGCGCTGTTAAAACCATTGTGGCAAAGCCAGCTATCCGCACCATTTAATAAAGCACCAATTATTGGTGATAATCTCATCTATGCTGCGCCGTCAGATGGCTCTCTTTATGCGCTAGACCAGCGGACGGGTAAGACTCTTTGGTCGCTACCCACTGAATCTATCTGGGATAGAGGCGTTACCCTTCATGGAGAGCAGATTGTTGTCTGTTTACGCGATGCCTCTGTGGCAGGACTTGATGCTGCTACTGGACGCGAGCTCTGGAAAACATCACTTGGGGATCTCAACTGTCAGCGTGATTCTGTTGCTAAAGGGGATGACCTCTACATATCAACCACCTATGTTGGCCCCGGCCTTAAAGGTTCGCCTCTCACAGGTGCTAAGTTGTTTAAGTTGGATCGCACCACCGGTGATATTCAATGGGAAGTGACGACTGAAACCTTCTTACTTCAGAGCGCATCCGTTGATGGTGATCGGCTTTTTGTTGGCGGTAGTTTTATCGACACTGCATTTACTGAAGAGGAGGGTGGGCCGGCCTACTACTACCTCATCGATACCGAAACTGGCAAAGTTCAATGGCGGGCCTACTCAGAAGATGGGCTCCCTAAAACTCTATTTTTAAACGGCGGTGTAGCAAGTTACATCGCCTATCAGGATTTCATTCAAGCCTTGGATGCCAAGACAGGGCAAGCGCTTTGGCGTCGCGATACAGAGAATTGGGTCTCGGCATTTTTAGGTCAGGACAAGAGGCTCTATTTTGGTTCTGCAAACACCTTTGTGCACTCCTGGAACCAACAAGATGGTAAAGTAAACTGGCGCTACAATATGCCAGGTAGCTCGTTTGAGTACCTACTTGTAGCCCCGCGATTAGTAGGTGATAGCCTCTGGTTTTTAAGCCAAAAGGGACAAGTATTTTCACTTGATGCGAATACGGGTGGGCTCGAATACACAGCACCTACAGGGGTGGTGAGCCGGATAGAAGCGGATTTTGCAGCAGGTAAAATGGCTGTGGGAGACCTTGATGGGAAACTACACCTCTTCGAGCTTCCTCAACCCTAATTTCCAGATGTGAAATCAAATGGTTGGACCAGCGTTGAAGTGCTGTGCTGCTCGCGCTAAGGTTGCTTGAGTTATCTTTTTGGGATTGTTCTATGCAGCCTCTCTGGTCACCAACCGAAGCACAAATTTCTGATG includes these proteins:
- a CDS encoding PQQ-binding-like beta-propeller repeat protein; its protein translation is MNHFFLTILLGLIPFESFAAQALLKPLWQSQLSAPFNKAPIIGDNLIYAAPSDGSLYALDQRTGKTLWSLPTESIWDRGVTLHGEQIVVCLRDASVAGLDAATGRELWKTSLGDLNCQRDSVAKGDDLYISTTYVGPGLKGSPLTGAKLFKLDRTTGDIQWEVTTETFLLQSASVDGDRLFVGGSFIDTAFTEEEGGPAYYYLIDTETGKVQWRAYSEDGLPKTLFLNGGVASYIAYQDFIQALDAKTGQALWRRDTENWVSAFLGQDKRLYFGSANTFVHSWNQQDGKVNWRYNMPGSSFEYLLVAPRLVGDSLWFLSQKGQVFSLDANTGGLEYTAPTGVVSRIEADFAAGKMAVGDLDGKLHLFELPQP